TTGCTGCCGGTAAATTCGATCTGGCGGTAACCTACCAGCCACAGCTTATCCGTGACGTGGTGGAAGACCTGCCTCTGAGCCGGGTATCTACGCTGATTGCTACCCCACTGAATACAGTGATGGTACTTAAAGACAACGGCTACAACACACTGGCTGACCTGAAAGGTAAGAAAATCGGCTACGCCTTCGACGGCGGCCTGGTTGATGCTACGGTCGGTACTATGCTGAGCAAAAACGGCATCAGCATCGACGACGTTGAACTGATCAACGTCGGCTGGTCCCTGTCTGCTTCACTGGCAACTGGCAAGGTAGATGCCATCTACGGCGGCTACCGTAACTTCGAAATGCATCAGCTGAGCATGGAAGGTTTTGAAGGCAAAGGCTTCTACGTAGAAGAAGAAGGTATTCCGCCATACGACGAACTGGTTGTAGTGGCAAACAGCAACAAGATCGACAAAGACATGCTGCGCAAATTCAACCGCGCCCTGGAACTGGCAACTCAATACACAGTTAACCACCCGGATGAAGCATGGGACCTGTTCAAGTCTTACGGCGACGGTAATAAGCTGGACACTGAACTGAACCGCCGTGCATGGAAAGACACCCTGGTTCGTTTCGCCCTGCGCCCACAAGCGGCTGATCTGGGCCGTTACGACAACTACGCACAATTCCTGTTCGACAACGGCGTGATTAAAACCCTGCCAAAAGCTACTGATTACATTGTCCAGTAAGAACGAGTCCAGTAATGCCGGATAAAGCATAGGAAAACACCACTATGAATCATCAGGACCTGATTAAAGGCTGCCAGCAAGACTGGGACCTGTACATCAAACACCCCTTCGTGCAGCAGCTCGGCCAGGGGACATTGGCGAATGAGAGTTTCCGCCATTATTTGCAACAGGACTACCTCTACCTGATCCACTACGCCCGTGCCCATGCTCTGGCGGTATTCAAGAGCGACAGCCCGGCACAAATGCGTGCCAGCCTGCCATCTCTGTCTGCACTGGTTGAACACGAAATCAGCCTGCATATCGATTACTGCAAGTCCTGGGGCTTACAGGAAAACGACATTCTGGAACTACCGGAAGCCGTTGCCACTGTTGCCTACACCCGCTACCTGATCGATGCAGGCCTGCAAGGTGACCTGGCAGACCTGTACGCGGCACTGGTGCCCTGTGCACTGGGTTACGCCCACGTCGGCCAGTACCTGACTGAAGCCGGCAACAGCATCACCGAAGGCAACCCATACACCAACTGGATCGACATGTACGCCGGTGAGGAATATCAGGAAGCAGCCTATGCGACTACGGCGTTCTTTGATGAACTGATTGCAGAAATCCCGGTAGATTCACGCCGTGGACGCCAGCTTCAAAAGCACTTCACCACTGCAACCCGCATGGAAATTGCTTTCTGGCAGCAAGGTCTGGATCTGACGGAATAACACTTACCTCAGATAGCCGCGGAGCTTTTGCGCCAAAACAGAAAAGCCTTAGCGATCACCCGCTAAGGCTTTTTTATTTGTCTGAATTTAACTAACAGGTACTAAAAACAGGCGCACTGAACCTCCAGCATACATTTCTACCGGGCACCAACCCTGTATAAATTGTGATGTGCTAAAGTCAGACTGAACCTGTCATATAGCGATAAATAACAAAATGCCGAAAACGCTAAGAACATTTTTTGAAAGTGAACTGGAACGTATCTACAGCGAAGAGGTTCTGTCACCTGAAAAGTATGAACAGGTAAGACAATCCCGAACATTCATGAATAAATACTTTTCAGAGAAGCTGGAACTGGATGACCTTGCTAAAGCGGCGTGTATGTCCCGATTTCATTTTGTCAGAATATTTCAGCGCATGTACGGTTTAACACCCAGAGTGTATTTAAGGGACCTACGCATTTCTAAAGCCAAAGACCTTATAAAAACAGGTTTATCTGTCACGCAGGTTTGTCTGGAAGTTGGCTACGAAAGCGTGCCGACATTTTCGTCGGTCTTTAAAAAATGTACCGGCTGTACCCCCAGAGAGTATCAGCGTATGCATAACAGCAATCCGGAATAAGTTTTCAACGCCGATCCCGACTATGCTTTATCTGTACGCCATTCAGCAGAGAGTTTTGAAGATATGATTAAAATATACGTCACCAGTATTCCCGTTGATGATCAGGACAAAGCCCTGGACTTCTATACCCACGTTTTAGGCTTTATCAAGAAGAAAGATATTCCTTTGGGAGAACACAAATGGCTAACGGTTGTATCACCCGCCGAGCAGTCTGGTGTTGAGTTACTGCTGGAACCGATGGGATTTGAGCCTGCAAAAGTATATCAACAGTCTCTGAAAGAAGCGGGTATTCCATGTACATCCTTCGCAGTTGACGATATAGACAAAGAGTACGAGAGACTTTCCAGTTTAGATGTGCAATTCTCAATGGAGCCTACAATAGCCGGAACCGTTAAGATTGCAGTACTGGATGATA
The DNA window shown above is from Aliamphritea ceti and carries:
- a CDS encoding helix-turn-helix domain-containing protein, whose protein sequence is MPKTLRTFFESELERIYSEEVLSPEKYEQVRQSRTFMNKYFSEKLELDDLAKAACMSRFHFVRIFQRMYGLTPRVYLRDLRISKAKDLIKTGLSVTQVCLEVGYESVPTFSSVFKKCTGCTPREYQRMHNSNPE
- the tenA gene encoding thiaminase II encodes the protein MNHQDLIKGCQQDWDLYIKHPFVQQLGQGTLANESFRHYLQQDYLYLIHYARAHALAVFKSDSPAQMRASLPSLSALVEHEISLHIDYCKSWGLQENDILELPEAVATVAYTRYLIDAGLQGDLADLYAALVPCALGYAHVGQYLTEAGNSITEGNPYTNWIDMYAGEEYQEAAYATTAFFDELIAEIPVDSRRGRQLQKHFTTATRMEIAFWQQGLDLTE
- a CDS encoding ABC transporter substrate-binding protein, which translates into the protein MKKILAFALIMFSQQALAEKVTLMLDWFVNPDHGPIIVAQQQGLFKAQGLDIEITEPADPSTPPKLVAAGKFDLAVTYQPQLIRDVVEDLPLSRVSTLIATPLNTVMVLKDNGYNTLADLKGKKIGYAFDGGLVDATVGTMLSKNGISIDDVELINVGWSLSASLATGKVDAIYGGYRNFEMHQLSMEGFEGKGFYVEEEGIPPYDELVVVANSNKIDKDMLRKFNRALELATQYTVNHPDEAWDLFKSYGDGNKLDTELNRRAWKDTLVRFALRPQAADLGRYDNYAQFLFDNGVIKTLPKATDYIVQ
- a CDS encoding VOC family protein translates to MIKIYVTSIPVDDQDKALDFYTHVLGFIKKKDIPLGEHKWLTVVSPAEQSGVELLLEPMGFEPAKVYQQSLKEAGIPCTSFAVDDIDKEYERLSSLDVQFSMEPTIAGTVKIAVLDDTCGNYIQLMQEL